The Chlorocebus sabaeus isolate Y175 chromosome 6, mChlSab1.0.hap1, whole genome shotgun sequence genome has a segment encoding these proteins:
- the RCN3 gene encoding reticulocalbin-3: protein MMWRASLLLLLLLLRHGAQGKPSPDAGPHGQGRVHQAAPLSDAPHDDSHGNFQYDHEAFLGREVAKEFDQLTPEESQARLGRIVDRMDRAGDGDGWVSLAELRAWIAHTQQRHIRDSVSAAWDTYDTDRDGRVGWEELRNATYGHYAPGEEFHDVEDAETYKKMLARDERRFRVADQDGDSMATREELTAFLHPEEFPHMRDIVIAETLEDLDRNKDGYVQVEEYIADLYSAEPGEEEPAWVQTERQQFRDFRDLNKDGHLDGSEVGHWVLPPAQDQPLVEANHLLHESDTDKDGRLSKAEILGNWNMFVGSQATNYGEDLTRHHDEL from the exons ATGATGTGGCGAGCATCGCTTCTGCTGCTTCTATTGCTCCTGAGGCACGGGGCCCAGGGGAAACCGTCCCCAGACGCAGGCCCTCATGGCCAGGGGAGGGTGCACCAGGCGGCCCCCCTGAGCGACGCCCCCCATGATGACTCCCACGGGAACTTCCAGTACGACCATGAGGCTTTCCTGGGACGGGAAGTGGCCAAGGAATTCGACCAACTCACCCCAGAGGAAAGCCAGGCCCGTCTGGG GCGGATCGTGGACCGCATGGACCGCGCGGGGGACGGCGACGGCTGGGTATCGCTGGCCGAGCTTCGCGCGTGGATCGCGCACACGCAGCAGCGGCACATACGGGACTCGGTGAGCGCAGCCTGGGACACGTACGACACGGACCGCGACGGGCGTGTGGGTTGGGAGGAGCTGCGCAACGCCACCTATGGCCACTACGCGCCCG GTGAAGAATTCCATGACGTGGAAGACgcagagacctacaaaaagatgCTGGCTCGGGACGAGCGGCGTTTCCGGGTGGCCGACCAGGATGGGGACTCGATGGCCACTCGGGAGGAGCTGACGGCCTTCCTGCACCCCGAGGAGTTCCCTCACATGAGGGACATCGTGATTGCT GAAACCCTGGAGGACCTGGACAGAAACAAAGATGGCTATGTCCAGGTGGAGGAGTACATTG CGGATCTGTACTCCgctgagcctggggaggaggagcCGGCGTGGGTGCAGACGGAGAGGCAGCAGTTCCGGGACTTCCGGGATCTGAATAAGGACGGGCACCTGGACGGGAGTGAAGTGGGCCACTGGGTGCTGCCCCCGGCCCAGGACCAGCCCCTGGTGGAAGCCAACCACCTCCTGCACGAGAGCGACACGGACAAG GACGGGCGGCTGAGCAAAGCGGAGATCCTGGGTAATTGGAACATGTTTGTGGGCAGTCAGGCCACCAACTATGGTGAGGACCTGACCCGGCACCACGATGAGCTGTGA